In a single window of the Arachis hypogaea cultivar Tifrunner chromosome 6, arahy.Tifrunner.gnm2.J5K5, whole genome shotgun sequence genome:
- the LOC112755946 gene encoding uncharacterized protein, protein MAKVATASSVPPSSLGIGSVPLKAGSMAKRKTPSELRGEQLKRASVVDHTDESSQPSANLTNTAGVEKRPKRLGLTGAPRYVETRVDGVFPAKKSRFRVVSGKDNAKESPSLEQTNNLNNIAAFSASDTKRQQGISCLENSVASQTSQANEKCSQGKFLNVAELSSAADRSSGSAATIDMGKALKGLAAFEPQASSGLAANSSEKCGDLSSNFTGNFVSECQVPGQKAPLDLTLKTSIRVVSSSSVNWIHRSAVCGTMPFFQHCFSTNQNMTGSQGFKGLHSWMYPQSVLPPSLISALSSSTADGELDFLSKRQSAWEESFRDLYYMLRKNICGLFYVCTSQFVVMFIGGDGSGSSKYSCNAYMSQSTRGLRSLLKEHDVCFSMPLCRSKVEQASTEDLVELSEIEKQNLGQTRRLRSFSDVDNSPESLLVFSGNNDVHGLYDLLLNYRPLLTSLSAMDVPVLCSSVPFQNAALSSPDIKCMEMRRAEHIAASYNGSDWRDGDGEPAQGSPDGLSCSLEISDTFLPPWIICGICALLSSEGGRFEASFVTEPSSIGLNVALKSICEKLKSEDVSSESMQNRSKILGIPEAAVTSSLWSSSLKGLKYCDGSYTASLSPV, encoded by the exons ATGGCAAAAGTGGCTACGGCGAGTTCTGTGCCTCCTAGCTCACTTGGAATTGGCTCTGTGCCTTTAAAAGCTGGATCCATGGCTAAAAGAAAGACACCGTCTGAACTTAGG GGGGAGCAGTTAAAGAGGGCAAGTGTTGTGGATCATACTGATGAATCTTCACAACCCTCCGCAAATTTGACTAA CACTGCTGGGGTTGAAAAAAGGCCTAAAAGACTGGGATTGACAGGGGCCCCAAGATATGTGGAGACACGAGTTGATGGAGTATTTCCTGCCAAAAAGTCCAGGTTTAGGGTTGTCTCTGGAAAGGACAATGCAAAG GAAAGTCCATCTTTGGAGCAAACCAACAACCTGAATAATATTGCAGCTTTTTCTGCATCAGATACCAAGAGACAACAGGGAATTTCATG TTTGGAGAATTCTGTTGCTTCGCAAACTTCGCAAGCAAATGAGAAGTGCAGTCAAGGGAAGTTTCTTAATGTTGCCGAGCTTTCATCAGCCGCTGACAGATCTTCTGGCTCTGCAGCAACTATTGACATG GGCAAAGCATTAAAAGGACTAGCTGCATTTGAACCTCAGGCATCGAGTGGTTTAGCTGCTAATTCTTCTGAAAAATGTGGTGATCTGTCATCAAACTTCACTGGAAATTTTGTGTCAGAATGCCAAGTACCTGGCCAAAAGGCTCCTCTGGATCTTACTCTAAAAACCAGTATTCGGGTAGTATCCTCTTCTTCAGTGAATTG GATACATAGGTCAGCTGTATGCGGTACAATGCCTTTCTTCCAACATTGTTTCTCCACTAATCAAAACATGACAGGTTCCCAGGGCTTTAAAGGTTTACATTCCTGGATGTATCCTCAATCTGTTCTACCACCGTCTCTCATATCAGCCTTGAGCTCATCAACTGCAGATGGAG AATTGGACTTCTTAAGTAAACGGCAATCAGCTTGGGAAGAGTCCTTCCGAGATCTCTATTACATGCTTCGAAAAAACATATGTGGCCTTTTTTATG TTTGCACTTCCCAGTTTGTGGTGATGTTTATTGGTGGCGATGGCTCGGGTAGCTCCAAATACTCGTGCAATGCATATATGTCTCAGTCAACCAGAGGTTTAAGATCATTGTTGAAAGAGCAT GATGTTTGTTTCTCGATGCCTCTTTGCCGTTCGAAAGTGGAACAAGCTAGTACTGAAGATTTGGTTGAGCTCTCGGAGATAGAGAAGCAAAATCTGGGGCAG ACACGACGATTAAGATCGTTCTCTGATGTTGATAACAGCCCAGAATCTTTGCTGGTTTTCAGTGGCAACAATGATGTACATGGTTTATATGACCTTTTACTAAATTACAG ACCTCTCTTGACTTCACTGTCTGCTATGGATGTACCTGTCTTGTGCTCTTCTGTGCCCTTCCAAAACGCTGCTTTGTCCTCCCCTGAT ATCAAATGTATGGAGATGAGAAGAGCTGAACACATTGCTGCTTCTTATAATGGATCTGATTGGAGAGATGGTGATGGTGAGCCTGCACAAGGATCACCAGATGGTCTTAGTTGCAGCCTTGAAATCAGCGACACGTTCCTTCCACCATGGATTATTTGTGGTATATGTGCATTGCTTAGTTCTGAAGGAGGAAGATTTGAGGCTAG TTTTGTGACGGAACCTAGTTCAATTGGCTTGAATGTTGCTCTTAAATCAATTTGTGAGAAGTTGAAATCTGAAGATGTCAGTAGTGAAAGTATGCAAAACCGCAGTAAGATACTCGGCATCCCAGAAGCTGCGGTCACTTCTTCCTTGTGGTCAAGTTCATTAAAAGGCTTAAAGTACTGTGATGGTTCTTATACAGCTTCTCTATCCCCTGTATGA
- the LOC112755945 gene encoding pentatricopeptide repeat-containing protein At5g06540-like produces MAFASNSVLKTLRLKNPKLVLLESCSNLIDLTIIHAHMLRTHFFFDVFAVSRLIALCTDSNKNLLHYAIRLFPQIENPNLFILNALIRGCSTSDDPAASFRYYIQSQRIGLLPDNITYPFLVKACAQLENAIMGTQAHGQIIKHGFERDCYAQNSLVHMYATVEDSKSARCVFEEISGFDVVSWTSMIAGYHKGGDVDSARELFDIMPERNLVTWSTMISGYARNNRYDKAVELFHVLRSEGVMANEPVMVGVISACAHLGALAMGKEAHEYVVMNGLSLNLILGTALVDMYARCGNIAKAIRVFEQLAEKDTLCWTALIAGLAMHGHAEKALWYFSEMVKSGLVPWDVTFTAVLTACSHGGLVDRGLEIFESMKHDHGIEPRLEHYGCMVDLLGRAGKLAEAEKFVLEMPIKPNAPIWGALLGACRIHRNAEVGERVGKILIEMQPEHSGYYVLLSNIYARTNKWRDVTIMRELMKEKGVRKPPGYSLIEVDGKVHEFTIGDKSHPEIEKIERMWEDILQKIRLAGYIGNTDEALFDIDEEEKEDALDRHSEKLAIAYGIMKIRPPSPIRIVKNLRVCEDCHTATKLISKVFQVELIVRDRNRFHHFKEGTCSCMDYW; encoded by the coding sequence ATGGCGTTTGCTTCAAACTCGGTTCTGAAAACGCTGAGGCTGAAGAATCCAAAGCTGGTGCTTTTGGAATCATGCAGCAACCTGATCGACCTCACAATTATCCACGCCCACATGCTCCGAACCCACTTCTTCTTCGACGTCTTTGCCGTCAGTCGCCTCATCGCTCTCTGCACAGACTCCAACAAGAACCTTCTCCACTACGCCATAAGGCTATTCCCCCAAATCGAAAACCCAAACCTATTCATCTTGAACGCCCTCATACGAGGTTGTTCCACCAGCGATGACCCCGCTGCTTCCTTTCGCTATTACATCCAATCGCAGCGCATTGGTCTCTTGCCTGATAACATCACTTACCCGTTTCTGGTTAAGGCTTGTGCTCAACTTGAGAATGCTATTATGGGCACGCAAGCACATGGTCAAATCATAAAGCATGGATTTGAACGCGATTGCTATGCCCAGAACTCCCTCGTTCATATGTATGCCACTGTTGAAGATTCAAAGTCTGCAAGATGCGTTTTTGAAGAGATTTCTGGGTTTGATGTGGTGTCTTGGACTTCCATGATTGCTGGGTACCATAAAGGGGGGGATGTTGACTCTGCACGCGAACTGTTTGATATAATGCCGGAGAGAAATTTGGTGACTTGGAGCACTATGATTAGTGGGTATGCCCGAAACAATAGGTATGATAAGGCTGTTGAGCTGTTTCATGTTCTTCGGAGTGAAGGGGTGATGGCTAATGAGCCTGTCATGGTGGGGGTGATATCCGCTTGTGCTCATCTGGGTGCTCTTGCTATGGGGAAGGAAGCTCATGAGTATGTGGTTATGAATGGCTTGTCTTTGAATCTGATTCTTGGGACAGCTCTTGTTGACATGTATGCGAGATGTGGAAACATTGCGAAAGCTATTCGGGTTTTTGAGCAGTTGGCCGAGAAGGACACACTTTGTTGGACAGCTTTGATTGCTGGACTAGCCATGCACGGCCATGCAGAGAAAGCGCTTTGGTATTTTTCGGAAATGGTGAAATCCGGGCTAGTTCCGTGGGACGTTACATTTACGGCGGTGTTGACAGCTTGCAGCCATGGAGGATTGGTAGATAGGGGCCTAGAAATATTTGAGAGCATGAAACATGATCATGGAATTGAGCCAAGATTGGAGCATTATGGATGTATGGTTGACCTACTTGGCCGTGCAGGGAAGTTGGCGGAGGCAGAGAAATTTGTTCTTGAAATGCCCATAAAGCCGAATGCTCCGATATGGGGAGCATTGCTAGGAGCTTGCCGGATTCACAGAAATGCAGAGGTTGGGGAGAGAGTTGGAAAGATTTTGATAGAGATGCAACCAGAACACAGTGGTTACTATGTGCTGCTTTCAAACATATATGCTCGCACAAACAAGTGGAGAGATGTTACCATTATGAGAGAACTCATGAAGGAAAAAGGAGTAAGAAAGCCTCCTGGGTATAGTCTCATTGAGGTAGATGGAAAAGTTCATGAATTTACAATTGGAGATAAATCACACCCAGAAATTGAGAAAATAGAGAGAATGTGGGAAGATATACTGCAAAAAATAAGGCTGGCAGGATACATTGGAAATACTGATGAAGCTTTGTTTGACATAGATGAGGAAGAAAAGGAAGATGCACTTGACAGGCATAGTGAGAAGCTGGCAATTGCATATGGAATTATGAAGATTCGACCTCCTTCACCAATTCGGATTGTGAAGAACTTGCGGGTTTGTGAAGATTGTCACACTGCTACAAAGTTGATTTCAAAGGTTTTCCAAGTAGAGTTGATTGTGAGAGATCGAAACCGATTCCATCACTTTAAAGAAGGCACGTGTTCTTGTATGGATTACTGGTGA
- the LOC112755947 gene encoding arginine-specific demethylase JMJ22, producing the protein MKGSLKMTNLLSRIRNSSKKTKTSTNKHRNRKRFNLRNQNAISIPKDLPSPHEEEDEEGEENAEEGFKLKSSAPLLTHGVQPLGNLYLNPGSINSRDTGLGNLHTLSDELVLEILGFLDSTNLGVLSTVSKSFYVFTNHEPLWRNLVLENLNGGFQFNGAWKSTYVAASYPSFDISSNALKSFKVRDFYSDYLFQSWLCANLEMKPEWLERDNIVRKRGISVEEFVLNFEEPNKPVLLEGCIDNWDALENWDRDYLMQLSGDVKFAVGPVEMKLGDYFRYSDQVREERPLYLFDPKFAEKVPKLGSEYEVPVYFREDLFGVLGSERPDYRWIIIGPAGSGSSFHVDPNSTSAWNAVIKGSKKWILFPPDVIPPGVHPSPDGAEVASPVSIIEWFMNFYGATKNWKKKPVECVCKAGEVIFVPNGWWHLVINLEESIAITQNYVSRRNLLNVLDFLNRPNASTLVSGTRDRVNLYDKFKNAIEASFPGEMDELARKEAEKKIQQKKLSFWDSVSDSNAGAFKFSF; encoded by the exons ATGAAAGGGAGCTTGAAGATGACGAACTTGTTGTCTCGCATCAGAAACTCCTCAAAGAAAACCAAAACTAGCACTAACAAACACAGGAACAGAAAAAGATTCAATCTTAGAAACCAGAACGCCATTTCCATTCCCAAAGACTTGCCTTCTCcccatgaagaagaagatgaagaaggagaagagaacgcTGAAGAAGGTTTCAAGCTCAAAAGCTCTGCCCCATTACTCACACATGGCGTTCAACCCTTGGGGAACCTCTACCTCAACCCAGGTTCCATCAACTCCAGAGACACAGGCTTAGGTAACCTTCATACCCTTTCTGACGAGCTTGTTCTTGAGATTCTAGGGTTCTTGGATAGTACTAATTTGGGGGTTTTGTCCACTGTGAGTAAGTCCTTTTATGTTTTCACAAACCACGAACCTCTTTGGAGGAACCTTGTGTTGGAGAATCTCAATGGTGGGTTTCAGTTCAATGGGGCTTGGAAATCAACTTATGTTGCTGCTTCCTACCCTTCATTTGATATATCAAGTAACGCACTTAAAAGCTTTAAAGTTAGAGACTTTTATTCTGATTATCTCTTTCAGAGTTGGCTCTGTGCTAATCTTGAAATGAAACCTGAGTGGTTGGAGAGGGATAATATTGTTAGGAAGAGGGGCATTTCAGTTGAAGAGTTTGTGTTGAATTTCGAGGAGCCTAATAAACCGGTGTTGTTGGAAGGGTGTATTGATAATTGGGATGCACTGGAGAATTGGGATAGAGATTATTTGATGCAGTTGTCTGGTGATGTTAAGTTTGCAGTTGGGCCAGTTGAGATGAAGCTTGGAGACTATTTTCGCTACTCAGATCAAGTTAGAGAAGAAAGGCCATTGTATTTGTTTGATCCGAAATTTGCTGAAAAAGTTCCGAAATTAGGTTCTGAATATGAAGTCCCAGTGTATTTTCGAGAGGATTTGTTTGGTGTATTAGGCAGCGAGAGACCTGACTACAGGTGGATCATTATTGGTCCTGCCGGGTCCGGATCATCTTTTCATGTTGATCCGAATTCAACTTCAGCTTGGAATGCAGTGATCAAGGGATCAAAGAAATGGATACTATTTCCTCCTGATGTTATCCCGCCAGGCGTTCATCCTAGTCCTGATGGTGCAGAGGTTGCATCGCCAGTTTCGATAATTGAGTGGTTCATGAACTTCTACGGTGCAACAAAGAATTGGAAAAAGAAACCTGTTGAGTGTGTATGCAAAGCTGGAGAGGTTATCTTCGTACCTAATGGATGGTGGCATTTGGTGATCAACCTGGAGGAGTCCATTGCCATAACCCAAAATTATGTTAGTAG GAGAAATTTGTTAAATGTGCTAGATTTTCTTAATAGGCCAAATGCTAGCACACTGGTGTCTGGAACAAGGGATCGTGTGAATTTGTATGATAAGTTTAAGAATGCTATTGAGGCTTCTTTTCCTGGAGAAATGGATGAACTGGccagaaaagaagcagagaaaaAGATCCAGCAGAAGAAACTCTCATTCTGGGATTCTGTCTCAGATTCCAATGCCGGAGCTTTCAAGTTCTCTTTCTAG
- the LOC112755948 gene encoding myosin-binding protein 7-like, translated as MDSETSTDSAKCCQCWNCICGCDCSVAATLQSSRSTKRRYDSRPASPESVAKVETLDECSALREALSRQQQAVKDLAAELEEERNAASSAANEAMSMILRLQKEKAEVQMEARQFKRIVEERSSHDQKELLELEDLLYKREQTIQSLNCEVQAYKHRLMSFGLTESEADCEEFQVASFDYPQLKCNILNSTANADNNDADVEKYIFGETPRDRLRNLENRISQMERSPTYSQMEGDFPGKNFLEKVVVGQSPRRSRRKYSFDSASFGPELLMDSPKITGGNFSKIEEEPFSNLKKVENNASEAGDEIYDKVYTVDSGYNCFNQFKGALYDDFPVTTPRDFGNNIHGDFEDPYIKKLYMRLQALEADRESMRQAIISMRTDKAQLVLLKEIAQQLCKEMSPQRKRTARKSAMAPFSSVFKWVVSIVFWRKKSHEIRYIFGVPSESVGLLMLINKEPRVKSWRYIARTQLED; from the exons ATGGATTCGGAAACTAGCACCGATTCGGCAAAATGTTGCCAGTGCTGGAACTGCATCTGCGGCTGCGATTGCTCTGTGGCGGCGACACTTCAATCTTCGCGAAGCACGAAGCGGAGGTATGATTCTCGACCTGCATCGCCGGAATCAGTCGCCAAGGTTGAAACATTGGACGAATGCAGCGCACTGCGGGAGGCTCTTAGCCGGCAGCAGCAGGCGGTGAAAGATTTGGCGGCTGAATTGGAGGAGGAGAGGAACGCGGCGTCGTCGGCGGCGAACGAGGCAATGTCGATGATACTGAGACTGCAGAAGGAGAAGGCGGAGGTTCAGATGGAGGCGAGGCAGTTCAAGCGCATCGTGGAGGAGAGAAGCTCTCATGATCAGAAAGAATTGTTGGAATTGGAGGATTTGTTGTATAAAAGGGaacaaacaattcaatctctgaaTTGTGAGGTTCAGGCTTATAAGCACAGATTAATGAGTTTTGGCCTCACAGAATCTGAGGCAGATTGTGAAGAATTCCAGGTTGCCTCTTTTGATTATCCTCAATTGAAATGCAATATACTGAATTCCACTGCCAATGCTGATAACAATGATGCTGATGTTGAGAAGTATATATTTGGGGAAACTCCTAGAGATCGTTTGAGGAATTTGGAGAATAGGATCTCTCAGATGGAGAGGAGTCCCACCTATAGCCAGATGGAAGGGGATTTTCCAGGCAAGAATTTCCTAGAGAAGGTGGTAGTTGGACAGTCGCCGCGACGATCCAGAAGGAAGTATTCCTTTGATTCGGCTTCATTTGGCCCCGAGCTTCTGATGGATTCTCCAAAGATCACTGGTGGTAACTTTAGCAAGATAGAGGAGGAGCCATTTTCCAATTTGAAGAAGGTAGAGAATAATGCATCAGAAGCAGGTGATGAAATATATGACAAGGTTTACACAGTTGACTCTGGTTACAATTGTTTCAATCAGTTTAAAGGTGCTCTTTATGATGATTTTCCTGTAACCACTCCAAGAGATTTTGGGAATAACATTCATGGTGATTTTGAAGATCCTTACATTAAGAAACTTTACATGAGGCTTCAGGCACTTGAGGCTGACAGGGAATCAATGAGGCAAGCAATCATTTCAATGCGCACTGATAAAGCACAGCTTGTGCTGCTGAAGGAGATAGCTCAACAGCTGTGCAAGGAAATGTCACCACAGAGAAAAAGGACAGCAAGAAAGTCAGCTATGGCTCCATTTTCCTCGGTTTTTAAG TGGGTCGTATCAATTGTTTTCTGGAGGAAGAAATCTCATGAGATCAG GTATATATTCGGGGTACCATCTGAGAGTGTTGGATTGCTAATGCTAATTAACAAGGAACCACGTGTAAAGTCATGGCGATATATTGCAAgaacacaattggaagattaa